The genomic DNA ACAGAGATCATAGAATCTTTGATTCGCAATTCTATTGATGGAAACGATTGCGTTCAAAATGGCGACTTTCGCGAATGAATTTTTTTCTTTATCCAGCGCTGCATTTAGCTGGGTTAGAGTTTCCTTTCGATTCAAATTTTTCAATCCGTCGGCCGCCGATGCGCGAACGTAGAAATTCGGATGACTCAATCCGGAAACAATAGTGTCTTCGCTTTCCTTTAAGTATGGAAGAAGTCCGATACTTCTAAGCACTTCTCCCACGGAAATCGTTAGGTTATATCCTTCGGGGGAGCTGAAACTCGGAATATCCATTTCCTGGACAAGAGGGGAGATTCGTTTGAATTCATCCATAAGTCCGGGAGCGGCGATATCCGATTCCATCGCTCCCAACGCTTGAGCAACGGCGAATTTAAGCGTAGGGGAATTCTCCTCCGATTTAGGAACTTTCGGATTCCCTTTTAGAGCATTCAAAAGAGGTCGGAC from Leptospira fainei serovar Hurstbridge str. BUT 6 includes the following:
- a CDS encoding HEAT repeat domain-containing protein translates to MTVSRISNLFLGIFLLVSSAVSAKEPIHDKLDKLFFEQVHNLESGTLEEKIQAADYLKFVKSKLAVRPLLNALKGNPKVPKSEENSPTLKFAVAQALGAMESDIAAPGLMDEFKRISPLVQEMDIPSFSSPEGYNLTISVGEVLRSIGLLPYLKESEDTIVSGLSHPNFYVRASAADGLKNLNRKETLTQLNAALDKEKNSFAKVAILNAIVSINRIANQRFYDLCSFLKDESPMVRYRASMAVGEVDLKAGEFSLREALLVEHEPIVREQIKKDLANVIGFKMPATSFMFTEQSGK